TTGGTACAAATCGACTCAATTTAAATTTTTTTGGCTCGATATATAATAGCTGGAATACGTTTAAACCGGATGCAATACGTGCCAAAAACCCCACAAAATATTGTACTAATCGGCGCTGGAATCATGAGCGCAACACTGGCCCTGGTGTTAAGAAGGCTTTTACCCGATGCCCGTATCAGTATATTCGAACGCCTGACCGAGGTGGCCGCCGAGAGTAGCGATGCGCAAAATAACGCAGGCACCGGCCATTCCGCATTTTGCGAACTAAACTATACCCCTTACGAAAACGGCAAAATCGATATTAGCAAGGCGCTGCAAATCGCAGAAAGCTTTGAGATTTCAAAGCAGTTTTGGGCGTATCTCGTTGAGCAAGAATTTATTAAAAACCTGCCCGCCTTCATCAACCGTACCCCACATATGAGTTTTGTGGTTGAGGATGGAAACGTTGCGTTTTTGTCTGCTCGCCACCAGGCAATGAGCCAATACGCCATTTTTCGCGATATGCAATTTAGCGACGACAAAGCAAAGATTGCCGAATGGATTCCCCTGATGATGGAGGGGCGCTCCGCTTCTCAACGGGTTGCTGCAACGAAAATGGATATCGGCACGGACGTTAACTTTGGCCTTTTGACCGAAGAAATCATTGCCTGTCTGGACAAGTTAGAGGGTTACGAACTCAACCTTGGTCATGAAGTTAGTGGCTTTGCCAAGAAGAAGGATTCCTGGATTGTTAAAGTCAAAAACACCAAGACTCACAAGACGCGGGAGATTGAGGCCGATTTCGTTTTTATTGGCGCCGGCGGCGGCACATTGCCATTGTTGGAAAAAACAGACATCAAAGAAGCGGTCGGATACGGCGGCTTTCCGATAAGTGGCCAGTTTTTGCGCTGCGATAATCCTGATGTTGTAAAACGACATCAGGCTAAGGTGTATGGAAAAGCGGCCGTGGGTGCCCCTCCGATGTCTGTGCCCCATCTGGACACCCGTGTTTTTGAAGATGGTAAAGCGCTATATTTTGGACCCTATGCCGGCTTCTCTACCAAGTTTTTAAAAAACGGATCTTATTTCGATCTGCCTCTATCGCTAGAGGCCCACAACATTTGGCCCGTAATATCTGCCGGTATTAACAACCTCGATCTGGCCAAATATCTTGTCAATCAGGTCACCCAGACCGACGAGGAACGTTTTGAAGCGCTGCTCGATTTTTATCCTAATGCGAATTCAGATGATTGGAAATTGACCATCGCGGGCCAACGAGTACAGATAATTAAGAAGGACAAAAGCGGCGGAGGTGTGTTGAAGTTTGGCACCGAAATCATTTGTTCAGGGGATCAATCCGTCGTAGCCTTACTAGGGGCATCACCCGGTGCGTCAACCTCGGTTTCCATTGTCCTTGAAATATTGGAACGCGCATTTCCTGATCAGTATCGCTCAGACGAGTGGCAGATCATAATAAAAACCGTGATTCCTTCACACGGCGAATCGTTAATCGACAACGAATCTTTATGCATGAAAACGCGTGATTGGACATCGGAAATATTGGGATTGAAATAGGCGTCTACGCCAGTGGTGATTCGATGCCATCATCTATCGTGTTTTTTCTGAGAAACATCCCGGCCTACGTCCACCAAGGTTTTTAACGATTCAAACAATACGATATAGGAACGAACGACACTTTGTTGTAGCTCAGTCAAGCTGGCATCTCTCTTGTGGGGATAGATCTGTGCCGCTATCTGGTGGAAGATTTCATCGTAGTCTATGGTATTTCGTTCTCGCAGTTGCGCCTGGTAGACGGCTTCTACGGTTTCTCTTTCGATGTGCACAAGTGTTGGAA
The nucleotide sequence above comes from Gammaproteobacteria bacterium. Encoded proteins:
- the mqo gene encoding malate dehydrogenase (quinone), with product MSATLALVLRRLLPDARISIFERLTEVAAESSDAQNNAGTGHSAFCELNYTPYENGKIDISKALQIAESFEISKQFWAYLVEQEFIKNLPAFINRTPHMSFVVEDGNVAFLSARHQAMSQYAIFRDMQFSDDKAKIAEWIPLMMEGRSASQRVAATKMDIGTDVNFGLLTEEIIACLDKLEGYELNLGHEVSGFAKKKDSWIVKVKNTKTHKTREIEADFVFIGAGGGTLPLLEKTDIKEAVGYGGFPISGQFLRCDNPDVVKRHQAKVYGKAAVGAPPMSVPHLDTRVFEDGKALYFGPYAGFSTKFLKNGSYFDLPLSLEAHNIWPVISAGINNLDLAKYLVNQVTQTDEERFEALLDFYPNANSDDWKLTIAGQRVQIIKKDKSGGGVLKFGTEIICSGDQSVVALLGASPGASTSVSIVLEILERAFPDQYRSDEWQIIIKTVIPSHGESLIDNESLCMKTRDWTSEILGLK